The Aedes albopictus strain Foshan chromosome 1, AalbF5, whole genome shotgun sequence genomic interval CAGCCCGATTTTTGGTCTTCGATCGTCACTCCAAGACTTAGTTCCCTTCTTCGGAGATTCGTTCATAATTGCAGAAACCCCGATGATCGGAAAACAGGCCTTGTCAAGCACGAAGAGCGGTCAGAGGCATTACACCAGCTTCTACTCTTAGCGCAACAAGAAAGCTTCCCGGAGGATTTGATCGCGCTTCGCAGAACCGGTGAAGTTAAACCAACATCGAAATTAAGAAAGCTAGCTCCACGCCTTTTCAATGGAATCATCTTGGTCGGCGGCCGGCTGCAGAACGCTAACATTTCGGCTGGGCGGAAGCACCCAATCGTTCTGGACAACCATCATCCTCTATCGATTATCATCGACGTTCACTACCATCAAAAGAACCTTCACGCTGGACAGCAGCTCTTGATTGCCAGCATGCGGAAGAAGTACTGGCCATTGTCTGCTCGCAACCTGGCTCGGCAGGTCAtccaccgctgtgtcaaatgctTTCGGACACGGCCGACGGCTCATGAGCAGCTCATGGCGGACTTACCTGCAGAACGTGTCACTCCGGCTCCACCATTCATACGCGTAGTGGTGGACTACTGTGGTCCGTTCTATATCCAGTACCCCTATCGCAAGGGCGGTCCGATAAAATGTTTTGTTGCCGTTTTCGTATGTCTCGCTGTGAAGGCGGTCCATTTAGAGGTCGTGGGAGACCTTACAACTCAAGCTTTCATCGCCGCACTGAAAAGGTTCGTCTCCCGTCGAGGTCGGCCTGAAATACTCATGTGCGACAATGCAACGATCTTTGTCGGCGCCCGGCGAGAACTGGATGAGCTTCGAAAATTGTTCAACAACCAAGACTTCGTGAAAGCGGTTACTGAGGAGACATCCTGGGAGAACATCAACTTTAAATTCATCCCGGCGAAGTCACCTAACTTCGGTGGCCTGTGGGAGGCCGCCGTGAAGTCGATGAAGGAACACCTGAAGCGTACCCTAGGCAATACAGTCCTCGTCTCAGACGAAATGGCCACTTTGGCACAGATTGAAGCGTGTCTCAACTCGAGACCCCTCACGCCACTGTCCAACGATGCAATCGACCTGGAAATCCTAACTCCCGGTCACTTCCTGGTGGGCAGGCCGCTCACAGCGATCCCAGAACCATCATTGCAAGACCTCAACGAATCAAGGCTTTCGAAGTGGCAGCGTGTGCAGtattttcttcaacgattctGGAATCGTTGGTCAACCCAGTACTTGTCAAACCTGCACACCCGTACAAAGTGGACCAAACAGCGTAACAACCTTTTCGTCGGCACCATGGTACTGCTGTGCGAGGACAACGTGCCGCCCCTCAAATGGCGGCTGGGTCGGGTCACAGAGATTCACCCAGGAAAGGACGGCAACATTCGTGTCGGCAAAGTTCACACGAAGGACGGAGATTTTCTACGAGCGATATCCAAAGTTTGTGTCCTACCAATACGGGACAACGAGTCGACACCAGCGTCAGCTCACGAGGAGGATTGATTCCTTCTTCATCGAGTGCCCTCCGGCGCTGCGGAGGCCTTCGGGTCTCCGCGTCCCAGTTAAGTCTTTGTATTTTAAATGATAGTCAAAAAGCTCAGAGAATGTTTCGTCCTCTATAGCCAAGTTCGCCCACGGCGGCCGGAGCCGTCCATCCGCTTACGTGAAGTCCGTTTGTCAACCCACCCACACGATGTCTGTTAGACCCAAGACGCTCGCCGCTCTAGCAGTCTATTATCGAGTCCTGTTTCGTCTGCTAATGAAGTTGTTGCGTCAAGTATTCTGTGGGGGTTTAGGAATCCCCACACAAAGTTACGTGTCTTGCATGTTGTTCGTCAATTCGTACaatcaaacaccattccatttggtCAGCAGGATGTCACGCAGAGTAAGATCGTCGTCCAAGATGTCAACCGATGAGCTCCAGCATCTTAGCGAACCCCAGATGTGTGACGCCACAGTCCTGAGTGCCAAGCTGATGATGTTCCGACCCCAGGAGCAGTCAACCGTCGTCCAAGAAGAAGTCAACGGGAGTCCCGGTGGCGCCTCGGTGCCTGCGGAGGCGGACGGCCTCCGCGACCCAGGGAAGTCGTTTACATGTTCAATTTTACAGTTAAAAAATCGCCTCTCATCTCATTCATAGCAACCACGTCGGAGAATCCCTCAGCCGAGGTCGATTGGACGCCAGCCGGAGACGATTCGTGGAGAACTTCGTGGACAAGCCTCCCGCTTCATGCGATTGTGCCACACAGACCGTGTGAGGAAACGTACTCGAGCTCCTAGGAAGGACGAACCAAGTGACGAACTACATCAGCAGCCTACTAGTTGAAATTTAGTCATTTCAAGGCGGCCGGTATGTTTGCGCCGATCGTCAAGTTAGGCCATTAATTTGCATTGCAACTACCATTACTACAAGATCACTAGCTTACGCTAGTGTCCGAGCAAAAGATACAGTCGCACTACTCTAACTGAAGCGAATTATAAGTCTATCCCGTATCATATCGATCGCCTCACGAACGATGAGGGCCGACCGCAGGTAGCGATACGATGGTCAAAAAACATCGCACACGGTCGGCAGGCAGGTCAGAAACTTGTAATAAATTAGTCCGCAATAAACCTCTCGCACGTCTAGATCGAGTTTCAACCTACGTCGCGTGTTTCGATATTGTACAATTGTGAACGATTGAGGCCAGTGTTAATAAATTCCCACTCAGTCCGACCCACAAAGTTCGCGAGTTTTTCGTAATTCCGTGAAATCCGACGACCTGAAATCAGTGCTTAAGACTTAGTGTACACAGCATTCTTCGTGGCGGTCCACTGCTATTATACGCTGCCACCTTCCGGAGCATCCGCTGCTCGAGTTTAAAGTTCGTCAACAAACGATCTCTACATAGCTCCAACTTTTAGTCGGCGTATGTTGAATCGTCGCTTGTGTCTTTCATCCTACCGCTGGATCCGAGTAATGCGTAGTCAGATGTCTCCGATTAGAAGGTAATGGTCTAGCTATTTGAGTTGGtccagctagttgagttggctaccccttcccatccaggagcttaagcccaacgggtagtctatgtactagccagggcccgagcctccggggaagagcgaacaacttgaggcggtagcaggtggaacgcttaccattagagtgtactcattgtacgaagtcatcccccttctcgaagtcatccctaacgggcgtaccgcgaaggtaaggaagagagagaaagaggttttagagTCGACCCCACATTACCTGAGGATCCACCTCTCGGCTATCTGTAGAAGCAaatttcctctttctataaaaaagaAGGTAATGGTCAGACGCGATGTCACCGCTGCGTTTATTCCGGACACCATTATTTATCACGAGAGTTTATACACTGGTCGATGGTAAAAGAGCAAGCCCAGAGGCGTTAACGTCCCATGACATGCTCATAGTCCGTATTGGCGTTGAAGTCATCCTATAGAACTTTATCCATGACGCCATCCAATTCACTGTAGAAGTTTTCCTCGTCCTGTTGTTCGGCAGCGTCGGTCGCTGCGTAACTTTGGTTTATGTTCTTGCATGGAATACTTACTAACGTAACTTTGTATCTGGCCTTGCCGAGCTAGTGTTGAAACGTTCCATGTTCCAGTTCATGACGTTCTGTTGTTTCATGTTAAAAGTCGATGCCGGTAAATCAGTTCGTTATCTTTCTCTGTTGGTTTCTTGAATGATTTGCTAAGACCAGGGTACAGTATATATGTAGGATTTTGGCTTAACGTCTCCTGTTCACCGTGATGGGGCTTccatcttaggtatagcttccggtggaaaaCCATTCCATATTCATACAACTAAAGTTCTCACCGGAATTCGTTACCCGATTCAATATAGTGAGAGATGTAAAATGTCAACTGTATGGAATCCGGTAATCGTATTCGAACTGaagaaattttacataaatcaaAATTTAATGTAATGACATTTGAAAACTTTCAAGATGTATGAATAGAGGTGATACTTTTCCAATATGATTCACCTTGAACAATAATTATGGTTTAATAGGTCAACACAATGTTTTTCCAATAAAAGTTGTTCgcagagttttttttaagttattgCTGATACAATTTATATTGATTTTTCTTGAGACATTTTCGATATTCAAAATAATAATGAAACCtgctaggaatttctggaaaagttttggGAAAATCAAAGGAAAAACATGTTATTTCTgaaagtaaatttaaaaaaaaggttgATGTCGATTTTAACTCTTGCAATCAAAGTCTCCGTAACAAATATGAGATGAAAATGTTAATACTAACAACAATTCAAACCAGAGCATCTGACACAGTTTCGAGCGAGTTGGCGGTGTTGTGAACATCATTACGAATGAGCCAACAGATTGCAGCCCCTCAATTTTCTAACTGAATAGGCTAACAGCATTCAAACACACGTGAGAAGtaagaaaatgaagaaaaaataaCTCGTACCATCCAAACTCAGCTGCATTTACTCTAGCGGTAAACGAAACGCATAATTACTGGAAAATATAGTAATATACAAATTGGAACTAATTGCTGGACTAGTCAGCCGCGCCAAGGCACAGAAACCTAGTCAAAGGGTAAACGGTGCACGCTCGGCGGTTAAACAGTTGCCTCGAAAAAAAACGTTTACTCATCAGAGCTGGGCCTTCTCAACTTCTCAGAACGGTCGGGGGGTGTTGAACCAAACTACCATTCCGATCGTCGCCGTGGGCATTTATGGAATGTTTTGAATTTTCCGAGACACACTTCAAAGAAAGAAACCCACCGGATCGCCAAAGTAGTGAAAGTGAACCCTCAACAAGAGCGGACCGGAGGAAATTTGTAAACAATAAAAGTCCACAACTGCGTGAAGTTTGAAATCATGATGAAGCGGTGGCGCGGCAGTGTTATGCCACACAATTATACCAAAATCACTTCGCACAGTTGGGGTGTCGTCGATTTTGGGTGGTGTCGATTTTTCACCGCGGAACAACACTGCCCGTGCTGGTTTGGGTAATGAAAGTTAATAAAAACGATATCAATTGTAAAAATAATGTTATTTTTCATCTTTTTTGTGGTTCAAAATAAAACAAGAAAAAACTAATTTTCTCCTAGCTTGGCTAGATTCTTGAATCATAAAAACTCTGGATGAttttgttttgttaaaaattaaaTATCCTCTTCGGTTTCAAACATATAACCCCGTAGAGCATTAATAATCAGTCAtgtaaaatatcattttttttcggaaaagaaACCTTCTATTTGTACCCTTTTAAGTGTAATAAGTAATCACTTAGTAACTCCAACCTCTATGGTAGGCCAAAAAAGGACACCCAAACACTTGTTCGCCGATGAAATTATGAGCGTGATATTAGTAACGAGGTTTTGTAGCAATATTCAATTATCAAAGTCACGTGACAATAAACAGCACTGTTTGACAGTTTTCGCATGAGTTTACTGTCAAATTCTACGCAAACgtacgctatgtgttccaggcttcacTCAACATCGAGTAAAACATTGATACATTATTACAATGTTTTGGCAATGAAGTCATGTCATCCGCGAAGCagacaaattgaccagatttcgTGAAAGACTGCATCCTTAATTAGGTGTGTTACTTCGTTCTGTTTTTAATGCAGTTATCATCTTGTTATTGAATTTATAGTATTACCAAATAAGGCTATTTACCATTATTGCATCACCACACTAATATATGTTtcaagtttatttttattttccgcTCGGGTACCCTACCCGTAGCATCTTCAACGATCCGTTGCTCTCGTGCGCATTGTGCAACCCATCCTATACACTGTACGAAGAtgaccgctgctgctgctgcgttgAGAGATCAAGCTTTAAACAAAACGTTGACGGCCAAAGATAGTTCGCCCCTTGTTGTTGCAGCGCTGTTATGGCGGGAAAATGTTAATTGGAGCGCTTTATTTGCGGCTCCGAAAATTGCTTCATTACCAAAAGAAATAAAACTTCAGCCACTGCACTGTGGTGGCCGGCACGAATCCTACAATTTGTTGTGCCTAATTTTGATAATTTTCACCACACACAAAGCAGCTCAAGAGTGGACAAAAAGCTCTCGCGGACCGCGGTGATGTTTTCATCTTATGCGATAAAAACGTTACGCAGAAGTGGTGCCTGATGTGTATCCAATCTGGGAAGCAAATACGCTCCGGTGACTGCAAAAAGCTGCGAAAGCGAAAATTTCGCTTTTTCAAAACAAACACCGTTGTTGGCGAAGTTACGAAGTTCACAACAACACCaaccaacagcaacagcagtcaGGTGCCCATTGGGTTGTGCTGAGTGGTGCATTTCCACCTGGTCGCGCGCGCCGTGAAGACTCTTGCTCTTATGCCTGATAGTGGCTTATGCAATTTCCCGTGAATGCGGCGACCCAGTTGCCGGATTCGTAATCAAACGGTTCAAAGTTTTCCAATGAACTTCATTCGGTTCCGGTCGGTTGCAGTTCGCGTTATGTTGACTGCGATTTGACATGACCCCTTACACATGTTTTTGTGGATAAAGCTCTGCTGAATCAAAGACAGGTTTTTATTGGTAATTTTGTTGGtagccacactccattttcttgtttcccaccaagAATTGTTCACAGCACTTTACACTCAAAAACTcggaaagcttttcggtctacctcctttaacgtccacggtTCGTGGCCGTAGAGGCAGCCATAATAATTAGCATCTTATACAGAGCGtatttcgtttgcgtttgcaagttacggaatCTAAGCTGGTTACGAAATCCGTAAAAGGCCATATTCGAAAAGCTTTtgcacttcacgggaaacgtcattgtcacatgtcacaagtgttccaaacaAATGTTtctacaacttcaaacacatccccatcaatcactacctcagcacttacactgctaggcctgcttctgtctctactcgCTATCATGTACATCGTCGTGGTAGAGTTAATCatcctatcctcgctgtctctctctcttcagaggagcataaacaTTCTACACTGCCCTAAAATCggtgccgatgagatcaatatcgtccgcaaagccggatcacaacgtccgaggccatactgttccGATTGTTAAGTCGCgtatttttgcgaaataacgtccaaaagtttgggtgCGTCACAATATCCTATgtaccttctttccttggacttcgtgacataTCTGTATGTTTGGgcgttatgccccggaaaaatgcgccataaggtcctgggacattatggcctcggacgttatgatactgtgccttaacggagcctgtgggataCCTAGGTGCCCCTCACAGTAATAGTTTGTCCGTTATCGTATTAATGTAGGGCTCTGGCATAGTGGACCTGTTTTCCTTTGTTACTCGAAGGATTAACTCAAACagtaatagttaaaaaaaaaaaagtagcgGTAGTGGTGAGCTTAACCCTTCGCGAAGATCGGGTTAGCTAGGTTTTCTCTAAGGAGAGTAGGCGGTAGCTGTACACGAATTTCCTCCCTGGCAAGCAGGACGGGAGAGGTCATGGTCATGGTCATGGTCGACGAGGTACATAATCAAAAATAGGGATGCGCTTTCCGCCATGGAGATAACTGCACAGCAGCTTgactccatcattgactttgcgtccgtGAGCGGAGcggaagtctacccagacggaggccttcgcattCGCGGGTAGCCCGAAGGGTACACCAGAAACGATTGCTTAcaacaagcaatcgcagaagtgtGCGCGACAGCGTTTAGGAGAGGAGCTAGCAGGCGTCGCTCGAAAGGCCTGAAGGTTGTCAACCTGGAGGAGATTGAATGGCAGTAATGCCTgtcagctgggaagggtgggctggAAACGACCAGCCCGTTTCAGATCGAAGAAGGCAGAGGGTTGAGACCATGTGTAGGTCCTCAACTTCCGCAGATTAGGACGGGTCACATTAGCCAGATTGACATCTAACGTGGTCAGATCCTCAAGCAGAATCTGATCAAGCCGGTTCATGAAACGGcgtccccattccacggcccagacatCGAAGACACCCGCTATTTTAATTGGCCTTCGCGCCAGCTGTGTTACCTGAACTGTGACTTGTCAGCTGAGTCTCTCTTGAAGACCAGGCACCGTTGGGTACATGTTGTTTGCGTGTTTCGAGCACTTGGGATTGTTTATGCTGCCTTGGGCCTTATGGCCTTCGTCTCCACATCGCCTACACAGCTTGCTCTTGTCAGGGCGTTCAGGCGACTTGTTTCCCGGTTCAAAACACCTGAAGCTACGGTAGCTCGTGTAGGCCCATCGAACATACCAACCAAGATGGGCTTAAGATTTCCTGCTTTAACGGATTCATTTGCTTCCCTGCCGGGCTTTTTTGTAGCCGAACGGCTGTGATGGTCACATTATACTGTTGCCGCAGTGTCGAAACCTCTCCTGCGTCCTTTATCTCTTCCTTTTTTTTCTAGAGACGCTTCTGCTATGAGAGCTCTCACCTCAACAAGGACATGTATTTAACCGTGGATTTCTACGGAttattcagaagtttttttgAAAGCTTCCTTCGTGAAAGGTTCAAAGCgtacctccagtaattgctttggAGTTTCCGCGTAGACGTTATgcagagataccttcaggaatttcttttgaatttttgtaattattcttccagagattttttcagaaatttctccagagattccaacaggTATTCTACAGAgatatctccaagaaatcctcaaagatatctccaggaattcttctacagcGATTCATAcagtaattcttctgagattcctctaataacttattcagaaattgttctacaggttcctccagtaattactccATACATTACACTAAGCTCTTCAGTggttttctaggaatttatccagagattcaaaGATTTCAACTATAGAtatatcacggtgtgtctggtggacaacattaatttaaaaaaatcggtatcgctaagacacccaccaaacgaaagctaagggtcccccctttcatttgagacttaaaggagaaagttctatcggcgggtctagaacatttttttttttttgaaaaaaaatatgatattttttcatttttttcgaagaacacatttatgacaaaacactgtttttccattgcaagcatgattttccgacgatatattttttatattatgtttattatgcttcacataaaagcacaatagtcccatgtgaatgggaaatccagcagatgacagttttaTGTTTATGGACAGTTTTATGTTtatggtgaaagtactagaacagtgagtataaaatcgagttatatgctgttcctttgaattccaatctagattccaataatgtgtttgcatcctatgacagatgcgtatacttctttagggtctcgtatttgactggcaccagcaggtcaccaatcgaccccCTTTACAGCATATaacgtcatttggttcttcagatttgtgctcttgaaatttcggggtgtgacttcgtcatatattctcctcaaacagcttctcaacttcaatgcgcgtctggtactcaagacacatgttttctttcgtcttcttcttcttcttcttggcgaaacgtccctacagggacaaagcatgcttcatgcttcttagcttgttctatgcgcactgtaggagatgtaataagaataaatgaaattgtttgatttgtttgaaattttcttattttatctcctacaagcactttcacagtttttaactaaaaacttcttttaccaattactattttgcatgtgtatagcgtgtgacttgcacgaaaatactgcatgctcatttaagtTGAGGaagtttccttcacgaaaaggtcctggacagaccgggaatcgaacccgtcatcctcagcatggttgtgctgggtactcacgccctttgtagctgtggctttatgggaacttttcgttatcaaaaacaaatcatcggtgaacaaaatcggtttactgttctggtcactcgttgacgccggtttccatctggatggtagttcatgaatatttgagagcttcatctgatcagcctgatctctgggttttgcccgcaaatattcagcaacctcagcaactcaatgagaagtctgaatgatgttcaacaagtttcaatgtgcttgcagaactacatatttcacaaacaagggccgcaactccatgtagaaggtttcaaataatatgtaagctcatagagagtaaatctaatgggtatattcgccaccCTTGAATGAGATAAACttaaatgagcaagtccgaacttttttgtggggtagtactaactgctatctttgatatctttcagaaaaaagtttttaTAATATCAACAaactgcaagtagaaacaagaacaagttaagacattttcaatccgttctgattaatatgtatgtgctcagacctatttactttaatgtaaaacatgtgtatatgtcaataaagctgtagaattgaatgaaaagttgctaactcgtctataatgccatgatgctagcagaagatgtggagcgaacctggtgtgatggttagaacacttgaatatcacgccgaggacctgggatcgagtcccactcccgaaaaactcgcaaaatgtgagttcttccttcggaagggaagtgaagcgtgggtcccgagatgaactagccaagggctaaaaatctcgttaatacagattaaaaaaaaaaatagcacaagatcaaactattgataaccgacagattagcacattgttcttactacatataccgttatgtcgaattcgtttttgaacctgggttggaactgggttggcggaaaatgtgtaaacaaacaaacgtcaaacaatctcatacaaactttagtacaagcgaaaccgaagtcgggctggggttgaaactgtgatatcATTCAGTTCTAACCCaagttggaactgaatcaaaaacgaaaac includes:
- the LOC134289211 gene encoding uncharacterized protein LOC134289211, with the protein product MFCDASMKAYGACIYLRCTSFDGTVTAVLLTAKSRVAPLEDLEKKRKQTSIPRLELSSALTGVHLFEKVVQSIKITAQPYFWTDSMIVKCWIAAAPSRWNVFVANRVSEIQHITRGGIWNHIAGLENPADVLSRGMPPDQLKDYEMWWQGPPWLRLDKSSWPKTATINLEDLDPSLLEERTAVAAPAQVVEPSPIFGLRSNPDDRKTGLVKHEERSEALHQLLLLAQQESFPEDLIALRRTGEVKPTSKLRKLAPRLFNGIILVGGRLQNANISAGRKHPIVLDNHHPLSIIIDVHYHQKNLHAGQQLLIASMRKKYWPLSARNLARQVIHRCVKCFRTRPTAHEQLMADLPAERVTPAPPFIRVVVDYCGPFYIQYPYRKGGPIKCFVAVFVCLAVKAVHLEVVGDLTTQAFIAALKRFVSRRGRPEILMCDNATIFVGARRELDELRKLFNNQDFVKAVTEETSWENINFKFIPAKSPNFGGLWEAAVKSMKEHLKRTLGNTVLVSDEMATLAQIEACLNSRPLTPLSNDAIDLEILTPGHFLVGRPLTAIPEPSLQDLNESRLSKWQRVQYFLQRFWNRWSTQYLSNLHTRTKWTKQRNNLFVGTMVLLCEDNVPPLKWRLGRVTEIHPGKDGNIRVGKVHTKDGDFLRAISKVCVLPIRDNESTPASAHEED